A single Vulpes vulpes isolate BD-2025 chromosome 16, VulVul3, whole genome shotgun sequence DNA region contains:
- the CDK5R2 gene encoding cyclin-dependent kinase 5 activator 2, with product MGTVLSLSPASSAKGRRPGGLPEEKKKAPPVGDEALGGYGAPPAGKGGKGESRLKRPSVLISALTWKRLVAASAKKKKGSKKVTPKPASTGPDPLVQQRNRENLLRKGRDPPDGGGATKPLAVPVPTVPAAAATCEPPSGGSAAAPPPGSGSGGGKPPPPPPPAPQAAPPVPGGSPRRVIVQASTGELLRCLGDFVCRRCYRLKELSPGELVGWFRGVDRSLLLQGWQDQAFITPANLVFVYLLCRESLRGDELASAAELQAAFLTCLYLAYSYMGNEISYPLKPFLVEPDKERFWQRCLRLIQRLSPQMLRLNADPHFFTQVFQDLKNEGEAAAGAGGPPSGGAPAAPAAAASAARDSCATGAKHWTMNLDR from the coding sequence ATGGGCACGGTGCTGTCTCTCTCCCCCGCCTCCTCGGCCAAGGGCCGGAGGCCCGGCGGGCTGCCCGAAGAGAAGAAGAAGGCGCCGCCCGTGGGGGACGAGGCGCTGGGGGGCTACGGGGCGCCGCCAGCAGGCAAGGGCGGCAAGGGCGAGAGCCGACTCAAGCGGCCGTCCGTGCTCATCTCGGCGCTTACCTGGAAGCGCCTGGTGGCCGCGTCTGCCAAGAAGAAGAAAGGCAGCAAGAAGGTGACGCCCAAGCCGGCGTCCACCGGCCCCGACCCCCTGGTCCAGCAACGCAATCGCGAGAACCTTCTCCGCAAGGGCCGGGACCCCCCCGACGGCGGCGGCGCCACCAAGCCCCTGGCGGTGCcggtgcccaccgtgcccgcggccGCAGCCACCTGCGAGCCGCCGTCGGGGGGCAGcgcggccgcgccgccgccgggTTCGGGTTCGGGCGGGGGcaagccgccgccgccgccgcccccggccccgcaggCGGCCCCGCCGGTGCCCGGGGGCTCGCCGCGGCGGGTCATCGTGCAGGCGTCCACCGGCGAGCTGCTGCGCTGCCTGGGCGACTTCGTGTGCCGACGCTGCTACCGCCTCAAGGAGCTGAGCCCGGGCGAGCTGGTGGGCTGGTTCCGCGGAGTGGACCGCTCACTGCTGCTGCAGGGCTGGCAAGACCAGGCCTTCATCACGCCCGCCAACCTGGTGTTCGTGTACCTGCTGTGCCGCGAGTCGCTGCGCGGGGATGAGCTGGCGTCGGCCGCCGAGCTGCAGGCCGCCTTCCTCACCTGCCTCTACCTCGCCTACTCCTACATGGGCAACGAGATCTCCTACCCGCTCAAGCCCTTCCTCGTGGAGCCCGACAAGGAGCGCTTCTGGCAACGCTGCCTGCGCCTCATCCAGCGGCTCAGCCCGCAGATGCTGCGGCTCAACGCCGACCCCCACTTCTTCACGCAGGTCTTTCAAGACCTCAAGAACGAGGGCGAGGCCGCCGCCGGCGCCGGGGGTCCACCCAGCGGGGGcgcgcccgcggcccccgccgccgccgcctcggccgCCAGGGACAGCTGCGCGACCGGAGCCAAGCACTGGACTATGAACCTGGACCGCTAG